The following proteins are co-located in the Mesorhizobium sp. M1E.F.Ca.ET.045.02.1.1 genome:
- a CDS encoding MoaD/ThiS family protein — MVEVTLWGSLGAAAGGQSKLDIEAKDIRELFRKLSEQYPAFEPLIDRGIAVAIDGTIYRDTWSKELPPGAEIFLLPRLAGG, encoded by the coding sequence ATGGTCGAAGTCACGCTCTGGGGCTCGCTCGGCGCCGCCGCCGGAGGCCAGAGCAAGCTCGACATCGAGGCTAAGGACATAAGGGAGCTGTTCCGGAAACTTTCGGAACAGTATCCCGCCTTCGAACCCCTGATCGATCGCGGCATAGCGGTCGCGATCGACGGGACGATCTATCGCGATACATGGTCGAAAGAGCTGCCGCCTGGGGCGGAGATTTTCCTGCTGCCGAGATTGGCGGGGGGGTGA